A single genomic interval of Stieleria maiorica harbors:
- a CDS encoding carboxylate--amine ligase, giving the protein MSLAELIDQPESRQQEPPQPLTGKVLLLGNDDRVLLAVARGLGRNGISVDVGWCDANSPALKSHYVNAFHSLAPYTADDDGWLDALHGLVKRHHYDLVIPCNDFAVVPLQLEREKLDPDTHWYLINDDAFQVAFDKAKTSELAAELGINLPRECEITAENLERGFNDRKFTLVDRRPLRFPVFVKPRSSITACDVANKRAARHVETPDQLAEVLIHEFPDDGVLIQESFSGEGIGVEVLAHQGRILMQLQHRRLRETIDGGSTYRETISEIPELTQATAKLVQRLNYTGVGMFEFRYNRETGGWVFLEINARFWGSLPLAIAAKANFPFALYELLVKGKTNFYTNHTTGVRCRNLIKDLRAFRHQKASEFELEKLLFGKDHLDFYAPDDWRPQVATLMEFARSLLGKVTRRIETSV; this is encoded by the coding sequence ATGAGTTTGGCAGAACTGATCGATCAACCAGAGTCCCGCCAACAGGAACCTCCGCAACCGCTGACCGGCAAGGTGTTGTTGTTGGGAAACGACGACCGCGTGCTGCTGGCCGTTGCCCGGGGCCTCGGTCGCAATGGCATCTCCGTCGATGTCGGCTGGTGCGATGCAAATTCGCCGGCACTCAAATCGCATTACGTCAACGCGTTTCACTCGCTTGCCCCCTACACGGCCGATGACGACGGGTGGCTTGATGCGTTGCACGGGTTGGTCAAACGCCACCACTATGACCTGGTCATCCCGTGCAACGACTTTGCCGTCGTTCCCTTGCAACTGGAACGCGAAAAACTCGATCCCGACACGCATTGGTATTTAATCAACGACGACGCGTTCCAAGTCGCCTTTGACAAAGCCAAAACCAGCGAACTCGCGGCGGAATTGGGGATCAATCTGCCGCGTGAATGTGAAATCACGGCGGAGAATCTGGAGCGAGGATTCAACGACCGCAAGTTCACGCTGGTCGATCGGCGACCACTCCGCTTTCCGGTTTTCGTCAAACCGCGTTCATCGATCACCGCCTGCGACGTCGCGAACAAACGCGCCGCAAGGCACGTCGAAACTCCCGATCAATTGGCCGAAGTCCTGATTCATGAATTCCCTGACGATGGCGTGCTGATTCAGGAAAGCTTTTCCGGCGAAGGGATCGGCGTCGAAGTGCTGGCCCACCAAGGGAGAATCCTGATGCAACTCCAGCATCGACGCCTTCGTGAAACCATCGACGGTGGCAGCACGTATCGCGAAACGATCTCGGAGATTCCCGAGCTGACCCAGGCGACCGCAAAACTGGTCCAGCGGTTGAACTACACCGGTGTCGGCATGTTCGAATTCCGCTACAACCGAGAAACCGGTGGTTGGGTGTTTTTGGAAATCAACGCCCGGTTTTGGGGGTCGCTGCCGCTGGCAATCGCGGCCAAAGCGAATTTCCCGTTCGCACTCTATGAACTATTGGTCAAAGGCAAAACAAACTTTTACACAAATCACACGACCGGTGTCCGCTGTCGCAATCTGATCAAAGACCTGCGTGCGTTTCGGCATCAAAAGGCATCGGAGTTTGAACTGGAGAAACTGTTGTTCGGCAAAGACCACTTGGACTTCTATGCGCCCGATGACTGGCGACCGCAAGTGGCGACGCTGATGGAATTCGCCCGATCGCTATTGGGTAAAGTCACGCGGCGAATCGAAACGAGTGTCTAG
- a CDS encoding oligosaccharide flippase family protein, whose amino-acid sequence MSQASLSQSATKSAKTLTADTFSQSVLLIGGLMVVQRGIGFVRSFYVCGTLPAAEVGRWDLAFSFLMLVAPLAVLGIPGSFGRYVARFEKSGQQWRFLCQTLAACLALTLPAAALIWLFRDAVARYFFGSAGDASLVSILAIGLPVIVCFNFSTSWFSGKRLNRFVFRIQFAQTLFFALLCVVLFQLAAVNASSVVTAYLLSCLVGTALGASYSLLDRRQTPPQEVTPDAAGTTVGVQALAAQPRRVAATGDRFKARHQRLLHRFFPPETDQADSIWRKILPFAVWVWVSNALINLFSVCDRLLLVNFFPDPSVDIQYLVGQYHTACIFPLLLMTIGAMAASTGLPYLSKDWESGDRQAVGRRMNLMLKAIGLFCVTASVAILLLAPILFGEFWKDKFSLGESLLPMTLCYCSLAAMTMVAQKYFWCLEKTWISSCCLLLGLVCNFLVGLALIGDFGIDGVVASTLISHAIVLGGVLLICKLHRLRIDSGVFVVCAALFTICLGKWIALLSLVSLLLAAWYTPLLVSDALRRSALVKLRSAFGMNPS is encoded by the coding sequence ATGAGCCAAGCCAGCCTTTCCCAGTCAGCGACGAAATCGGCCAAGACACTTACCGCCGATACGTTCTCGCAAAGTGTGTTGCTGATCGGCGGCTTGATGGTCGTGCAGCGAGGCATCGGATTCGTCCGCAGCTTTTACGTTTGCGGCACATTGCCGGCGGCCGAGGTCGGGCGCTGGGATCTGGCGTTCAGCTTCTTGATGCTGGTCGCCCCGCTGGCGGTCCTCGGGATCCCCGGCTCATTCGGTCGCTATGTCGCTCGATTTGAAAAGAGCGGTCAACAGTGGCGATTCCTTTGCCAGACCCTCGCGGCCTGCCTGGCGTTGACGCTGCCCGCCGCGGCGTTGATTTGGCTGTTTCGCGACGCGGTGGCGCGGTACTTTTTCGGCAGCGCCGGGGACGCATCCCTGGTCTCCATCCTGGCGATCGGGCTGCCGGTCATTGTGTGCTTCAATTTTTCAACCAGCTGGTTTTCCGGCAAACGGCTCAATCGATTCGTCTTCCGAATCCAGTTCGCCCAAACACTATTCTTCGCATTGCTGTGTGTCGTCCTGTTTCAATTGGCCGCGGTCAACGCCTCGTCGGTCGTCACGGCCTACCTGCTGTCCTGCCTGGTCGGCACAGCGTTGGGCGCCAGCTACTCGCTGCTGGACCGGCGCCAGACGCCACCCCAAGAAGTCACTCCCGACGCCGCGGGCACAACCGTCGGTGTTCAGGCTTTAGCCGCCCAGCCTCGCCGCGTCGCGGCGACCGGGGATCGCTTCAAGGCGAGACACCAACGGTTGCTGCATCGTTTTTTTCCGCCCGAGACCGATCAGGCCGATTCGATTTGGCGAAAGATTCTTCCGTTTGCGGTCTGGGTCTGGGTCAGCAACGCATTGATCAACCTGTTTTCGGTTTGCGACCGATTGCTTCTGGTCAATTTCTTTCCCGATCCGTCGGTCGACATTCAATATCTGGTGGGCCAATACCACACCGCATGCATTTTCCCCTTGTTGCTGATGACGATCGGCGCCATGGCGGCATCGACCGGGCTGCCTTACTTGAGCAAGGACTGGGAATCGGGCGACCGTCAGGCGGTGGGCCGGCGGATGAACCTGATGCTCAAAGCGATCGGCTTGTTTTGTGTGACCGCGTCGGTCGCCATCCTGCTGCTCGCGCCGATTCTGTTCGGCGAATTCTGGAAAGACAAGTTTTCGCTCGGCGAGTCGCTGTTGCCGATGACGCTGTGTTACTGCTCGTTGGCGGCGATGACGATGGTCGCACAAAAATACTTTTGGTGCCTGGAGAAGACCTGGATCAGCAGCTGTTGCTTGCTGTTGGGGCTGGTTTGCAATTTCCTGGTCGGTCTGGCATTGATCGGCGACTTCGGGATCGACGGTGTTGTGGCCTCCACGTTGATCTCCCATGCAATCGTCTTGGGCGGCGTGCTGCTGATCTGCAAACTTCACCGGCTGCGAATCGATTCCGGTGTGTTCGTCGTGTGCGCTGCTTTGTTCACGATTTGCCTGGGTAAATGGATCGCCTTACTGTCCCTGGTCTCGTTGCTGCTGGCCGCCTGGTACACCCCGCTATTGGTTAGCGATGCGCTTCGTCGCAGCGCACTTGTAAAACTCCGCTCCGCTTTTGGCATGAACCCTTCATGA
- a CDS encoding tetratricopeptide repeat protein translates to MVELAQQGRFNEVVAACERQRKLVPLSTLASHVYGVALTRLGHFDQAVEMLELAQQSSQAEPNAAQALAIRNDLSKAYFAAKRHDQAIEVLTTLRQQHPDEIAIARNLVLVLEESEQCEVALRHCRAAVERWPGDVQLAVQLADLLMATESWRSAADALSRVLTLDPGHARARRKLVTAYRRLDDQDAVTQTLREWLDQEPDNSIARHLLAAQESLAAGAAAAPARAPDDYVRDVFDQFAETFDDQLNSLGYAAPQWVRTLLARLDVAADGRHCVLDAGCGTGLMGQPLRPYASELVGVDLSPKMLSRARDRGYDSLVCSELGAFLIDHPEQFDLIVSMDTLIYFGELSAVFRAAHRALRGDRAALVFSLEKWEVTDPTTGYQFNASGRYAHHAGYVRETLERCGFSEIRMSESVLRKEAGKDVTGLYWTARKSGRSD, encoded by the coding sequence ATGGTCGAACTGGCCCAGCAGGGCCGGTTCAATGAAGTCGTGGCCGCGTGCGAACGACAGCGGAAACTCGTTCCGTTGTCGACGTTGGCCAGCCATGTTTACGGCGTCGCGTTGACCCGGCTAGGGCATTTTGATCAGGCGGTCGAGATGCTTGAGCTTGCACAGCAAAGCAGCCAAGCGGAACCGAACGCCGCGCAAGCGTTGGCGATCCGAAATGATCTGTCCAAGGCCTATTTCGCCGCGAAACGGCATGACCAAGCGATCGAGGTTTTGACAACGCTACGACAGCAGCATCCGGATGAAATCGCGATCGCCCGCAATCTGGTCTTGGTGCTAGAGGAATCCGAGCAGTGCGAAGTCGCGTTGAGGCATTGTCGCGCCGCGGTCGAGCGTTGGCCGGGCGATGTACAGCTGGCGGTTCAGCTGGCGGACTTGTTGATGGCGACCGAGTCGTGGCGGTCGGCGGCCGACGCCTTGTCGCGGGTGTTGACGTTGGATCCTGGTCACGCCCGAGCGAGGAGAAAGCTGGTCACGGCGTACCGAAGGTTGGACGATCAAGACGCCGTCACCCAAACGCTTCGCGAATGGCTGGATCAAGAGCCCGACAATTCGATCGCCCGTCACCTTTTGGCCGCCCAGGAATCGCTGGCCGCGGGCGCCGCGGCGGCGCCCGCGCGGGCGCCCGACGACTATGTTCGCGACGTGTTCGATCAATTCGCCGAGACCTTTGACGATCAACTGAACTCACTCGGCTACGCGGCGCCGCAGTGGGTCCGCACGCTGCTTGCCCGATTGGACGTGGCGGCCGATGGCAGGCATTGCGTGCTTGATGCGGGCTGCGGCACAGGGTTGATGGGGCAACCTCTGCGTCCGTATGCATCGGAGCTTGTCGGCGTGGACCTGTCGCCCAAGATGCTCTCTCGGGCCCGAGATCGTGGCTACGACTCGCTGGTGTGCTCGGAATTGGGGGCGTTTTTGATCGATCATCCGGAGCAATTTGATTTGATCGTGTCGATGGACACGTTGATCTACTTTGGCGAATTGTCCGCCGTCTTTCGCGCGGCGCATCGGGCGTTGCGTGGGGATCGAGCGGCGCTGGTTTTTTCGCTCGAAAAATGGGAGGTGACGGATCCGACGACGGGGTATCAATTCAATGCGTCGGGGCGGTACGCGCATCATGCGGGCTATGTGCGCGAGACTCTGGAGCGATGCGGATTTTCGGAGATCCGGATGTCAGAGTCGGTCTTGAGAAAAGAGGCCGGCAAGGACGTCACCGGTCTGTATTGGACGGCACGAAAGAGCGGCCGGAGTGATTGA
- a CDS encoding polysaccharide deacetylase family protein: MKKAREIALHAYYYGTLPMRMRYRRRLEAAGQAPLCVLFYHRVADSHPNGWTIGNREFQRQMRWLKQNADVVSLPEIQTRMRRGRNDRLAVAVTFDDGYAENCEQAIPFLIEHEIPMTYFVALDFVVHARPFPHDLERGIPLPVNTPDQLRQMAASGIEIGAHTRTHCDVGAIADAATMVDEIVTATEELGRLVDRPIRYFAFPYGQTNNLSAAAVHLAGEQGLRGVCSAYGAYNFPGADPFHIQRFHADPEFIRLKNWVTIDRRKVGFGRGYTFPETDVRVVDIAAATIC, encoded by the coding sequence ATGAAGAAAGCACGAGAAATTGCGTTACACGCGTACTACTACGGCACGTTGCCGATGCGAATGCGGTACCGCCGTCGGCTGGAGGCCGCGGGACAGGCACCGCTATGCGTGTTGTTTTATCACCGGGTCGCGGATTCACATCCCAACGGTTGGACAATCGGAAATCGCGAATTTCAACGCCAGATGCGTTGGTTGAAACAGAACGCCGATGTCGTTTCGCTGCCGGAGATTCAAACGCGGATGCGACGTGGCCGCAACGATCGGTTGGCCGTGGCGGTGACGTTTGACGACGGTTATGCGGAAAACTGTGAACAAGCGATCCCGTTCTTGATCGAGCACGAGATCCCGATGACGTATTTCGTGGCCTTGGATTTCGTCGTCCACGCTCGGCCTTTTCCGCACGATCTGGAACGGGGGATTCCGTTGCCAGTCAATACGCCGGATCAGCTCCGCCAGATGGCTGCATCGGGGATCGAAATCGGGGCCCACACTCGCACCCATTGTGACGTCGGGGCGATCGCAGATGCGGCAACGATGGTCGATGAAATCGTCACCGCGACGGAGGAGCTTGGCCGATTGGTGGACCGGCCGATCCGCTACTTCGCATTTCCGTACGGACAGACGAACAACCTGAGCGCGGCGGCGGTGCATCTGGCGGGTGAACAGGGATTGCGGGGCGTGTGCTCGGCCTACGGCGCCTACAATTTCCCCGGCGCGGATCCGTTTCACATTCAGCGTTTTCACGCGGACCCGGAGTTCATTCGTTTGAAGAACTGGGTCACGATCGATCGTCGCAAGGTCGGTTTTGGGCGTGGGTACACGTTTCCCGAAACCGACGTCAGGGTCGTCGATATCGCTGCCGCGACGATCTGTTAA
- a CDS encoding response regulator — protein MKILIVDDSKAMRMIVCRTLKQTDFSGFTVIEAENGIEALSKIASESPDLVLSDWNMPEMKGIDLLKRVRDSGNRVRFGFITSESSLETKKLAHESGADFLVTKPFTPGSMQAALDPILA, from the coding sequence ATGAAAATCCTGATCGTCGACGACAGCAAAGCAATGCGAATGATCGTCTGCCGTACACTCAAGCAAACCGACTTCAGCGGTTTCACCGTGATCGAAGCAGAAAACGGAATCGAGGCGCTCTCCAAGATCGCCAGCGAATCTCCCGACCTTGTCCTGTCGGATTGGAACATGCCGGAAATGAAAGGCATCGACCTGCTCAAACGTGTTCGTGATTCGGGCAACCGCGTCCGCTTCGGTTTTATCACTTCCGAAAGCAGTCTGGAAACCAAGAAATTGGCTCACGAATCCGGCGCCGACTTCCTCGTCACCAAACCCTTCACGCCGGGCTCGATGCAAGCCGCACTCGATCCGATCCTCGCCTAG
- a CDS encoding HesA/MoeB/ThiF family protein — protein MPTPVPLTDEERATYEWQMWVPDFGESGQEKLKAASVMISRVGGVGSVVAYELAAAGVGKLVLAHAGNVKPSDLNRQLLMTHDWIGKPRIESIRRRLLELNPRLEIVAVGENVSQANAADLVAQSDIIVDCAPLFPERFAMNEQAVLQNKPMVECAMYELEAHVTTLVPGRSACLRCLFPEQPPTWTRQFPVFGAVSGTVACMAAMETIKTIAGIGQPLVNRLLKMDLRDMSFHRLNVNRRPECPTCGHLPHAPSTAVS, from the coding sequence ATGCCGACGCCCGTACCGCTGACCGATGAAGAACGTGCCACGTACGAGTGGCAGATGTGGGTTCCCGACTTCGGCGAATCCGGCCAAGAAAAACTGAAAGCCGCCTCGGTGATGATCTCGCGTGTCGGCGGCGTCGGCAGTGTGGTCGCTTATGAACTCGCCGCCGCGGGTGTCGGCAAGTTGGTGCTCGCTCATGCCGGCAACGTCAAACCGAGCGATCTGAATCGCCAGCTGTTGATGACCCACGACTGGATCGGCAAACCGCGGATCGAGTCGATTCGGCGCAGGCTGTTGGAATTGAATCCACGGCTGGAGATCGTGGCCGTCGGTGAAAATGTTAGCCAGGCCAACGCCGCGGATTTGGTCGCCCAGTCGGACATCATCGTCGACTGTGCGCCGCTGTTCCCCGAACGGTTCGCGATGAACGAACAGGCGGTGCTGCAAAATAAACCGATGGTCGAGTGTGCGATGTACGAACTGGAAGCCCACGTGACGACGCTGGTCCCCGGTCGATCGGCCTGTCTGCGATGTCTGTTCCCCGAACAACCGCCGACCTGGACCCGCCAGTTCCCCGTCTTCGGCGCCGTTTCCGGCACGGTCGCCTGCATGGCCGCGATGGAGACGATCAAGACAATTGCGGGAATCGGCCAGCCGCTGGTCAACCGATTGCTTAAAATGGACCTGCGGGACATGAGCTTCCATCGGCTCAACGTGAACCGACGTCCCGAATGCCCCACCTGTGGTCATCTGCCCCACGCTCCCTCCACGGCTGTCTCATGA
- a CDS encoding GNAT family N-acetyltransferase, which yields MTPSIELISSVDQLSQGDLDRWNELAHNPLQRWEWLGSWWRAYQHNYRLSIVKVRRQDETIAFVPWCLENRVGTGKTIQFLGSGKACTDHLSLLVSAGDCEAVCTAVAGWLARSADQHQTPNVQHLVWDAIELIGVDQEDAAMNSLARAMRTVGLDVEQTEGLGCYAINLPPTWDEYVRMRSKSGRREVRQSLKNIDSGTIVVQRVESRPQLDSVWDQFVTLHQRRRHASGTTGCFDHPPFEAFLRDAAAQLLDAGLLELIIATHDGAAVAAHFAIADKDHWYFYQSGMDPDAEALRPGLSMFCHAIRESIVTGRKTFDMMRGDEPYKLRWRAELLPAQEIRVCSPRRAAQLRHQVVRAGVTFKNLVKSGLGIGQPQS from the coding sequence ATGACTCCATCGATTGAATTGATCAGCAGTGTCGACCAGTTATCACAAGGTGATCTTGATCGTTGGAACGAGCTGGCCCATAACCCGCTGCAGCGTTGGGAGTGGTTGGGAAGCTGGTGGAGGGCGTACCAACACAATTATCGCCTTTCGATCGTCAAGGTCCGTCGGCAAGACGAAACCATCGCCTTCGTGCCGTGGTGTTTGGAGAACCGAGTCGGGACGGGAAAGACGATTCAGTTTCTCGGATCGGGAAAGGCCTGTACCGACCACCTGTCGCTGTTGGTGTCCGCAGGCGATTGCGAAGCCGTGTGTACGGCGGTCGCCGGCTGGTTGGCCCGTTCGGCCGACCAGCATCAAACCCCCAACGTTCAGCATCTCGTTTGGGATGCCATCGAATTGATCGGAGTGGATCAGGAAGACGCGGCGATGAACTCGCTGGCCCGGGCGATGCGCACGGTCGGGTTGGACGTGGAACAAACCGAGGGTCTGGGGTGTTACGCGATCAATCTGCCGCCGACGTGGGACGAGTATGTCCGGATGCGTTCCAAGAGTGGACGTCGCGAGGTTCGACAATCGCTTAAAAACATCGACTCCGGGACGATCGTGGTGCAACGCGTCGAAAGCCGCCCGCAACTTGATTCGGTTTGGGACCAATTCGTCACGCTGCACCAGCGTCGTCGCCATGCGTCGGGGACGACGGGATGTTTTGATCATCCACCCTTTGAGGCGTTCCTGCGGGATGCGGCCGCGCAGTTGCTCGACGCGGGGTTGCTGGAGCTGATCATCGCGACCCACGACGGCGCAGCGGTGGCGGCCCACTTTGCGATCGCCGACAAGGACCATTGGTATTTCTATCAATCCGGAATGGATCCGGATGCGGAGGCATTGCGACCGGGATTAAGCATGTTCTGTCATGCGATCCGCGAGTCGATCGTGACGGGGCGCAAGACCTTCGACATGATGCGCGGTGACGAACCGTACAAGTTGCGTTGGCGGGCCGAGCTTTTGCCGGCCCAGGAAATTCGTGTCTGCAGTCCCCGGCGTGCGGCACAGTTGCGCCATCAAGTCGTCCGCGCCGGCGTAACGTTCAAGAATCTGGTCAAGTCGGGCCTGGGGATCGGCCAACCGCAATCTTAG
- a CDS encoding CheR family methyltransferase yields MSLATADFTFLRELVASQSGQWLAARHAAVLEQRLASVAGAVGLPSVTSLVQRLRRSDDADLSAQVAEAVTVNETSFFRDANVFETIAHRVLPKIIANNADRKHLRIWCAACSCGQEAYSMAMLLGEHFADLDDWDIRITASDLSQNMIRRAELGAFSELETARGLPPQKRLRYFDRHGTAWQAKPELRQRIQFHRINLLRPWPYLGPFDLVLLRNVLLYFDPPTKQDILKRLRGAMRPDGYLFIGAAETLIGLCVPYQRKEIDDTVHYRPAAI; encoded by the coding sequence ATGTCTCTCGCCACTGCCGATTTCACCTTCCTACGCGAGCTTGTCGCCAGTCAATCGGGACAATGGCTTGCGGCACGTCACGCCGCCGTGCTCGAACAACGCCTGGCATCGGTCGCCGGGGCCGTCGGGTTGCCCAGCGTGACGTCCCTGGTCCAGCGGTTGCGGCGCAGCGATGACGCGGACCTTTCGGCGCAAGTGGCCGAAGCCGTGACCGTCAATGAAACCAGCTTCTTTCGCGACGCCAACGTCTTCGAAACGATCGCGCACCGCGTGCTACCGAAAATCATCGCGAACAACGCTGACCGCAAACACCTGCGGATCTGGTGCGCCGCGTGCTCCTGCGGTCAAGAGGCGTACTCGATGGCCATGCTGCTTGGTGAACACTTTGCAGACCTGGATGACTGGGACATCCGCATCACGGCTTCCGACTTGTCACAGAACATGATTCGGCGGGCGGAACTGGGCGCGTTCAGCGAGCTGGAAACCGCGCGCGGGTTGCCGCCACAAAAACGGCTTCGCTACTTTGATCGTCACGGTACGGCGTGGCAGGCGAAACCCGAGCTGCGTCAGAGGATCCAATTCCATCGCATCAACCTGTTGCGTCCCTGGCCGTACCTGGGGCCGTTTGACCTGGTGCTGCTTCGCAACGTGCTGCTGTATTTCGATCCACCGACCAAACAAGACATTCTGAAACGACTTCGCGGTGCAATGCGTCCCGACGGCTATCTGTTCATCGGAGCGGCCGAAACCCTGATCGGATTGTGCGTTCCCTACCAAAGGAAAGAAATCGATGACACCGTCCATTATCGACCCGCTGCCATCTGA
- a CDS encoding MoaD/ThiS family protein: protein MKVIIPTALRKHTGGQNHLSIAATTVQDALEQVVTAHPQLRSSLFDDRNQLVSYVNVFVNDRNIRDLENEATPLRETDEILLVPAIAGG, encoded by the coding sequence ATGAAAGTCATCATTCCCACGGCGCTGCGAAAACACACCGGCGGCCAGAACCATCTTTCCATCGCCGCCACCACGGTCCAAGACGCCCTCGAACAGGTCGTCACGGCACACCCCCAACTGCGCAGCAGTCTGTTCGATGACCGCAACCAATTGGTCTCCTACGTCAACGTTTTCGTAAACGATCGCAACATCCGCGACCTGGAAAACGAAGCGACACCGCTCCGCGAGACCGACGAGATTCTGTTGGTCCCGGCGATCGCGGGAGGCTGA
- the moeB gene encoding molybdopterin-synthase adenylyltransferase MoeB, translating into MSDQGMLAREETARYARHLTLPEVGTEGQVKLKSASVLVVGTGGLGSPVALYLAAAGVGRLGIVDFDRVEYSNLQRQIIHGSDDVGRPKVDSAAESIGNVNPLIQIDRHDQALTSANAMQIAADYDIIIDGTDNFATRYLVNDVCVLLGKPNCYGSIFRFEGQASVFGLPGGPCYRCLYPKPPDPGMIPNCAEGGVLGILPGIVGTIQATEAIKLILGIGESLSGRLLLLDALEMRFRELKVSRDPSCPVCGDQPTITAPIDYDQFCGTPKQDSTQSPWDIEPTEFKRRLDAGEPMTVLDVRKQHEYDICNLGGTLIPLDELPTRLGELDRSRTIVVHCKLGMRSAKAVQILRDAGFPDVSNLNGGIIRWSKQIDPTIPTY; encoded by the coding sequence ATGTCGGACCAAGGCATGCTGGCGCGAGAAGAAACCGCTCGCTATGCGCGGCATCTGACGTTACCCGAAGTCGGCACCGAGGGCCAAGTCAAACTGAAATCGGCCTCGGTCCTGGTCGTGGGAACCGGCGGGTTGGGATCGCCGGTCGCTCTGTACCTGGCCGCCGCCGGCGTCGGCCGCCTGGGGATCGTCGACTTTGATCGCGTCGAGTATTCGAACCTGCAGCGACAGATCATTCACGGGTCCGACGACGTCGGCCGCCCCAAAGTCGATTCGGCTGCCGAATCCATCGGCAACGTGAACCCGCTGATCCAAATCGACCGGCACGATCAAGCGCTCACCAGCGCCAACGCGATGCAGATCGCCGCCGACTATGACATCATCATTGACGGCACCGACAATTTTGCCACGCGTTACCTGGTCAACGACGTCTGCGTGCTGCTGGGCAAACCGAATTGCTACGGCAGCATCTTTCGCTTCGAAGGCCAGGCCTCGGTGTTCGGACTTCCCGGCGGCCCCTGCTATCGATGTCTGTACCCGAAACCACCCGATCCCGGCATGATCCCCAATTGTGCCGAGGGCGGCGTGCTGGGGATTCTGCCGGGCATCGTCGGCACGATCCAGGCGACCGAGGCGATCAAGTTGATCCTGGGGATCGGTGAGTCACTTTCCGGTCGGCTGTTGTTGCTCGACGCGTTGGAAATGAGATTTCGCGAACTGAAAGTCAGCCGAGACCCGAGTTGCCCGGTGTGTGGCGATCAGCCGACGATCACCGCGCCGATCGATTACGACCAGTTTTGTGGGACGCCCAAACAGGACAGCACGCAAAGCCCCTGGGACATCGAACCGACGGAATTCAAACGACGACTGGATGCCGGAGAGCCGATGACGGTTTTGGATGTTCGCAAGCAGCACGAGTATGACATCTGCAATCTTGGCGGGACGTTGATTCCGCTCGATGAATTGCCCACGCGTCTCGGTGAACTCGATCGATCACGGACGATCGTCGTCCACTGCAAACTCGGCATGCGCAGCGCCAAAGCCGTCCAGATCCTCCGCGACGCCGGTTTCCCCGACGTCAGCAACCTCAACGGAGGAATCATCCGCTGGTCGAAGCAAATCGATCCCACCATCCCGACCTATTAG
- a CDS encoding chemotaxis protein CheX gives MTPSIIDPLPSERPSDAEIGPETLAPMVQDVLATMLELPRLAWDASPESGGRDQLMAAIRIAGNWSATLQIYAPEKLARHIACAMFAQAPGVLDDEDVLDAFGEVVNVIGGNLKGMIDQDCTLSLPCVGPAQPDPTSGGLTIVQDVCGAPLTIVLFQE, from the coding sequence ATGACACCGTCCATTATCGACCCGCTGCCATCTGAGCGGCCGAGCGACGCCGAGATCGGCCCCGAAACGCTTGCCCCGATGGTTCAAGACGTCTTGGCAACGATGCTCGAATTGCCGCGTCTGGCATGGGACGCGTCGCCGGAATCCGGCGGCCGGGATCAACTGATGGCGGCCATTCGGATCGCCGGAAACTGGAGTGCAACTCTGCAGATTTACGCCCCCGAGAAACTGGCCCGACACATCGCCTGTGCTATGTTTGCGCAAGCTCCTGGCGTCCTGGACGACGAAGACGTTTTGGACGCTTTCGGCGAAGTCGTTAATGTCATCGGTGGGAACTTGAAAGGAATGATCGACCAGGATTGCACGCTCTCGCTGCCCTGTGTCGGCCCCGCCCAACCGGATCCGACGTCAGGCGGACTGACGATCGTGCAAGACGTTTGCGGTGCCCCACTGACCATCGTGCTGTTCCAAGAATGA